The following coding sequences lie in one Acidimicrobiales bacterium genomic window:
- a CDS encoding class I SAM-dependent methyltransferase codes for MSERPPPSGAALWDEHAGWWKKTFTHGADIEYEREILPLVTAELGGLGLVLDLGCGEGQVARALAAAGPAVVGLDPSRAQLDNARAEGGGPRLVCGAGEALPFAGGSLGGVVCCLAIEHSDDPDALLGEVARVLVPGGTLLLLVNHPMYQGPGSGFVDDQILDEHYWRVGPYLSEQVTVEQVDAGVAIPFAHRPLSRYLNPLAALDLLLVEMHEPPPLPEFLAGSVDPALEGAIPRLLAMRFEHRPRR; via the coding sequence GTGAGCGAGCGCCCGCCGCCATCCGGGGCGGCGCTGTGGGACGAGCACGCCGGCTGGTGGAAGAAGACCTTCACCCACGGCGCCGACATCGAGTACGAGCGGGAGATCCTCCCCCTCGTCACCGCCGAGCTCGGCGGCCTCGGGCTGGTGCTCGACCTCGGCTGTGGGGAGGGGCAGGTGGCGCGCGCGCTCGCCGCCGCCGGGCCGGCGGTCGTCGGCCTCGACCCCTCGCGCGCGCAGCTCGACAACGCCCGCGCCGAGGGGGGCGGGCCGCGCCTCGTCTGCGGGGCGGGCGAGGCCCTCCCCTTCGCCGGCGGCAGCCTCGGCGGCGTCGTCTGCTGCCTGGCGATCGAGCACAGCGACGACCCCGACGCCCTGCTCGGCGAGGTCGCCCGCGTCCTCGTGCCCGGCGGCACGCTGCTGCTGCTCGTCAACCACCCGATGTACCAGGGGCCCGGCAGCGGCTTCGTCGACGACCAGATCCTCGACGAGCACTACTGGCGGGTGGGCCCCTACCTCTCCGAGCAGGTCACCGTGGAGCAGGTGGACGCCGGCGTGGCGATCCCCTTCGCCCACCGCCCCCTCTCGCGCTACCTCAACCCCCTTGCCGCCCTCGACCTGCTGCTCGTCGAGATGCACGAGCCGCCGCCGCTCCCGGAGTTCCTCGCCGGCTCGGTCGACCCCGCCCTCGAGGGGGCGATCCCGCGGCTGTTGGCGATGCGCTTCGAGCACCGCCCCCGCCGCTGA
- the uvrC gene encoding excinuclease ABC subunit UvrC — protein sequence MLSRPEHIPDSPGSYQFKDADGRVIYVGKARSLRSRLSNYFVNPAQLHPRTAQMVASAASVEWIQVRSDVEAIMLEYNLIKAHRPRFNIRLVDDKSYPYLAVTVDERFPRAMVMRGAKRKGNRYFGPYAHAYAIRETLDQLLRSFPIRTCTNAKFGRHERLGRPCLLFHIERCSGPCVGAVADEVYRGLVEDLMAFLEGETKPLIDRLEVEMQAAAEALEFEQAAHLRDQLESVRLASERQEMVVDAGEDLDVVGVTEEELEAAVQVLHVRRGRVVGRDGFILEKVEPVATPELVGRILETHYAETPLSLPRQVLVPELPEEAATYEEWLAERRGQKVTIAVPQRGRKRALLEVATRNATEQLARHRLRRATDLSSRARALDELQSYLGLPDAPLRIECYDMSHLQGSDYVGSMVVMEDGLPKRSDYRRFKVTSVAGNDDYGAMHEVLSRRLKRLDEAPRATDGRPTRFAYPPNLLLIDGGKGQLGVGEEVVAELGLEGRFSLASLAKQFEEVFVPGRPEPIRIPRDSEAIYLLQQIRDEAHRFAITFHRELRGKRMTTGALDGVPGLGPKRRERLVRELGGVRKVRAAALEELLALEWLPEPVARALYARLHGRELAPIGAA from the coding sequence ATGCTCAGCCGCCCCGAGCACATCCCCGACAGCCCCGGCTCCTACCAGTTCAAGGACGCGGACGGGCGCGTGATCTACGTCGGCAAGGCGCGCTCGCTGCGCAGCCGCCTCTCCAACTACTTCGTCAACCCCGCCCAGCTGCACCCCCGGACGGCACAGATGGTGGCGAGCGCTGCCTCGGTCGAGTGGATCCAGGTCCGCTCCGACGTCGAGGCGATCATGCTCGAGTACAACCTCATCAAGGCGCACCGGCCGCGCTTCAACATCCGCCTCGTCGACGACAAGAGCTACCCCTACCTGGCGGTCACCGTGGACGAGCGCTTCCCGCGCGCGATGGTGATGCGCGGCGCGAAGCGCAAGGGCAACCGCTACTTCGGCCCCTACGCGCACGCCTACGCGATCCGCGAGACCCTCGACCAGCTGCTGCGCTCGTTCCCCATCCGGACCTGCACGAACGCGAAATTCGGCCGCCACGAGCGCCTCGGCCGCCCCTGCCTGCTGTTCCACATCGAGCGCTGCTCGGGGCCCTGCGTCGGCGCCGTCGCGGACGAGGTCTACCGGGGCCTCGTCGAGGACCTGATGGCCTTTCTCGAGGGCGAGACCAAGCCGCTCATCGACCGCCTCGAGGTCGAGATGCAGGCCGCCGCGGAGGCCCTCGAGTTCGAGCAGGCCGCCCACCTGCGCGACCAGCTGGAGTCCGTGCGCCTCGCCTCGGAGCGCCAGGAGATGGTCGTCGACGCCGGGGAGGACCTCGACGTCGTCGGCGTCACCGAGGAGGAGCTGGAGGCGGCGGTGCAGGTGCTGCACGTCCGCCGCGGCCGGGTCGTCGGGCGCGACGGCTTCATCCTCGAGAAGGTCGAGCCGGTCGCCACCCCCGAGCTCGTCGGGCGGATCCTCGAGACCCACTACGCGGAGACGCCGCTCAGCCTCCCCCGCCAGGTGCTCGTCCCCGAGCTCCCCGAGGAGGCGGCGACCTACGAGGAGTGGCTCGCCGAGCGGCGCGGGCAGAAGGTGACGATCGCCGTGCCGCAGCGGGGGCGCAAGCGCGCCCTTCTCGAGGTGGCGACGCGCAACGCCACCGAGCAGCTCGCCCGCCACCGCCTGCGGCGGGCGACGGACCTCTCCTCGAGGGCGCGCGCCCTCGACGAGCTGCAGAGCTACCTCGGCCTCCCCGACGCCCCGCTGCGCATCGAGTGCTACGACATGAGCCACCTGCAGGGGAGCGACTACGTCGGCTCGATGGTGGTGATGGAGGACGGCCTCCCCAAGCGCAGCGACTACCGCCGCTTCAAGGTCACGAGCGTCGCCGGAAACGACGACTACGGGGCGATGCACGAGGTGCTCTCGCGGCGGCTGAAGCGCCTCGACGAGGCGCCGCGCGCCACCGACGGCCGGCCGACCCGTTTCGCCTACCCCCCGAACCTGCTGCTCATCGACGGCGGCAAGGGCCAGCTCGGGGTGGGGGAGGAGGTCGTCGCCGAGCTCGGCCTCGAGGGGCGCTTCTCGCTCGCCTCGCTCGCCAAGCAGTTCGAGGAGGTCTTCGTCCCCGGTCGCCCCGAGCCGATCCGCATCCCCCGCGACTCCGAGGCGATCTACCTGCTGCAGCAGATCCGCGACGAGGCGCACCGCTTCGCGATCACCTTCCACCGCGAGCTGCGCGGCAAGCGCATGACGACCGGCGCCCTCGACGGCGTCCCCGGCCTCGGCCCGAAGCGCCGCGAGCGCCTCGTGCGCGAGCTCGGCGGGGTGCGCAAGGTGCGCGCCGCGGCGCTCGAGGAGCTGCTCGCCCTCGAGTGGCTCCCCGAGCCCGTCGCCCGCGCCCTCTACGCACGGTTGCACGGCCGCGAGCTCGCCCCGATCGGCGCGGCGTGA
- a CDS encoding aminoglycoside phosphotransferase family protein, producing MASAHGGRGALPEVPDDLDAALARYFGDEGRAFSEALPARVTALADRWSLELGEPLTGARTAFVAPCRRPDGTSAVLRVAFPEQHPAGEAAALSAWGGEGSVRLLEHDEGERALLVERCLPGTHLSAGEAADSVLAIGARLLRRLWRRGPGNGPYLRLEALAGRRAGEAEERRERLPRAMDATLVDEGIALWRELPQSGGELLLHGDLQPRNILAAAREPWLVIDPKPLLGDPAYEPVPLVLEAGGTAEGPEIARRVRAVSGPLALEPARVAAWGVARSVDWALFLAERGDPAGSGQAAAAARAFAALL from the coding sequence ATGGCCAGCGCGCACGGTGGTCGCGGGGCCCTGCCGGAAGTCCCCGACGACCTCGACGCCGCCCTCGCCCGCTACTTCGGGGACGAGGGGCGCGCCTTCTCCGAGGCGCTCCCCGCCCGCGTCACCGCCCTCGCCGACCGCTGGTCCCTCGAGCTCGGCGAGCCGCTCACCGGGGCGCGCACCGCCTTCGTCGCCCCCTGCCGCCGCCCCGACGGCACGAGCGCGGTGCTGCGCGTCGCCTTCCCCGAGCAGCACCCCGCCGGCGAGGCCGCCGCCCTCTCGGCCTGGGGGGGCGAGGGCTCGGTGCGCCTCCTCGAGCACGACGAGGGGGAGCGGGCGCTCCTCGTCGAGCGCTGCCTCCCGGGCACCCACCTGTCGGCAGGCGAGGCAGCCGACTCGGTGCTCGCGATCGGCGCCCGCCTGCTGCGCCGCCTCTGGCGCCGCGGCCCGGGGAACGGCCCCTACCTGCGCCTCGAGGCGCTCGCCGGCCGGCGCGCCGGCGAGGCCGAGGAGCGCCGCGAGCGCCTCCCGAGGGCGATGGACGCGACCCTCGTCGACGAGGGCATCGCGCTCTGGCGCGAGCTCCCGCAAAGCGGCGGCGAGCTGCTCCTGCACGGCGACCTGCAGCCCCGCAACATCCTCGCCGCGGCGCGCGAGCCGTGGCTCGTGATCGACCCGAAGCCCCTCCTCGGCGACCCCGCCTACGAGCCCGTCCCCCTCGTCCTCGAGGCGGGGGGCACCGCCGAGGGGCCGGAGATCGCCCGTCGGGTGCGCGCCGTCAGCGGGCCACTCGCCCTCGAACCGGCGCGCGTCGCCGCCTGGGGCGTCGCCCGCAGCGTCGACTGGGCGCTCTTCCTCGCTGAGCGCGGCGACCCCGCGGGCTCCGGGCAGGCGGCGGCGGCGGCGCGCGCCTTCGCCGCGCTGCTCTGA
- a CDS encoding SDR family NAD(P)-dependent oxidoreductase — MSAVQPAGISGKVVLVTGAQRNIGRATAVAFARAGASLALTSRRGAEALEETSAAVREAGGDADGFALDLADPEGPERLGAELLARYGRVDVVVHNAAIRPQTPVGGTAAATWDEVFAVNVRGAFLLSQALLPAMVEAGWGRLVFIGGISSYIGQRERVAVLSSKLAVVGLARALAFEFAAAGVTANVVVPGFIDTVRGEVALYGPALDVGGRTRNVPMGRLGGTAEVANACLFLASELAAFTTGQELFVSGGAHPITREGVGG; from the coding sequence GTGAGCGCCGTCCAGCCGGCGGGGATCTCGGGGAAGGTGGTCCTCGTCACCGGCGCGCAGCGCAACATCGGCCGCGCCACCGCGGTCGCCTTCGCGCGCGCGGGGGCGAGCCTCGCCCTCACCTCGCGGCGGGGAGCCGAGGCACTCGAGGAGACGAGCGCGGCGGTGCGCGAGGCCGGTGGCGACGCGGACGGCTTCGCCCTCGACCTCGCCGACCCCGAGGGCCCGGAGCGCCTCGGGGCGGAGCTGCTCGCCCGCTACGGCCGGGTCGACGTGGTGGTGCACAACGCCGCGATCCGCCCGCAGACCCCCGTCGGCGGGACGGCCGCCGCGACCTGGGACGAGGTCTTCGCGGTGAACGTGCGCGGCGCCTTCCTCCTCAGCCAGGCGCTGCTGCCGGCGATGGTCGAGGCGGGGTGGGGGAGGCTCGTCTTCATCGGCGGGATCAGCTCCTACATCGGCCAGCGCGAGCGCGTCGCGGTGCTCTCGAGCAAGCTCGCGGTCGTCGGCTTGGCGCGCGCGCTCGCCTTCGAGTTCGCCGCCGCGGGGGTCACCGCGAACGTCGTCGTCCCCGGCTTCATCGACACCGTGCGCGGCGAGGTGGCGCTCTACGGCCCCGCCCTCGACGTCGGCGGGCGGACCCGCAACGTCCCGATGGGGCGCCTCGGCGGCACCGCCGAGGTCGCCAATGCCTGCCTCTTCCTCGCCTCCGAGCTCGCCGCCTTCACCACCGGCCAGGAGCTCTTCGTCTCCGGCGGCGCGCACCCGATCACCCGCGAGGGCGTCGGCGGCTGA
- a CDS encoding MmgE/PrpD family protein produces the protein MDDAVHEEAVPDEVSPETFALARHIASAPGRELPAEVAERGRMHLLDSLASAVSGRSLEAGQRGLAWLEATAPAVGPATVLGTSRRAAPFAAALANGMAAHADETDDSHQASLTHPGCSVLPAALAAAEAAGASGATLLRAVVVGYDVAARVGATVRSAEQHRDAGRWASHPVIGTFAATAAAAAAAGLDETQVRHLLSYAADLASGVTTWVRDTHHVEKAFVFAGMPASNALLATSLVAAGCDGVEDVFSSSPNWLEAAHPGAERGGLVAGLGSDFGVMGATVKKYAVGSPSQAAVEAMVTLIGRGLTAEETEEVAVHLAPEGLVVVNDRKMPNVNAQYLLAGTLVDGAFSMRMAHDAERLASPEIRAVMARITLVPDESLRGTRAALLRVRRRDGSTLKEDVRAVRGTPADPMSFEEVAVKAADLLSGALGAPAARHVVELCSGIETLRDLAPLQGALVGR, from the coding sequence ATGGACGACGCCGTCCACGAAGAGGCCGTCCCTGACGAGGTGAGTCCCGAGACGTTCGCCTTGGCCCGCCACATCGCGAGCGCCCCCGGGCGCGAGCTGCCGGCCGAGGTCGCCGAGCGGGGGCGGATGCACCTCCTCGACTCGCTCGCCTCCGCCGTCTCGGGGCGGTCCCTCGAGGCCGGCCAGCGCGGGCTCGCCTGGCTGGAGGCGACCGCCCCCGCCGTGGGGCCGGCGACGGTGCTCGGCACCTCGCGCCGCGCCGCGCCGTTCGCCGCGGCGCTCGCCAACGGGATGGCCGCGCACGCCGACGAGACCGACGACAGCCACCAGGCCTCGCTCACCCACCCCGGCTGCTCGGTGCTCCCCGCCGCGCTCGCCGCCGCGGAGGCGGCGGGGGCCTCGGGGGCGACGCTGCTGCGGGCGGTCGTCGTCGGCTACGACGTCGCGGCGCGCGTCGGGGCGACGGTGCGCTCGGCCGAGCAGCACCGCGACGCCGGCCGCTGGGCGAGCCACCCGGTGATCGGCACCTTCGCCGCCACCGCCGCCGCCGCCGCCGCGGCGGGCCTCGACGAGACCCAGGTCCGCCACCTCCTCTCCTACGCCGCCGACCTCGCCTCGGGGGTGACGACCTGGGTGCGCGACACCCACCACGTCGAGAAGGCCTTCGTCTTTGCGGGGATGCCCGCCTCCAATGCCCTGTTGGCGACGAGCCTCGTCGCCGCGGGCTGCGACGGCGTCGAGGACGTCTTCTCCTCCTCGCCGAACTGGCTGGAGGCCGCGCACCCCGGCGCCGAGCGCGGCGGCCTCGTCGCCGGCCTCGGGAGCGACTTCGGGGTGATGGGGGCGACGGTGAAGAAGTACGCCGTCGGCTCGCCCTCCCAGGCCGCCGTGGAGGCGATGGTCACCCTGATCGGCCGGGGGCTGACGGCCGAGGAGACCGAGGAGGTCGCCGTGCACCTCGCCCCCGAGGGGCTGGTCGTCGTGAACGACCGCAAGATGCCGAACGTCAACGCCCAGTACCTGCTGGCGGGCACGCTCGTCGACGGCGCCTTCTCGATGCGCATGGCGCACGACGCGGAGCGCCTCGCATCGCCCGAGATACGCGCCGTGATGGCGCGCATCACGCTCGTCCCCGACGAGTCGCTGCGCGGCACGCGCGCCGCGCTGCTGAGGGTGCGGCGCCGCGACGGCAGCACCCTCAAAGAGGACGTGCGGGCGGTGCGCGGTACCCCCGCCGACCCGATGTCCTTCGAGGAGGTGGCGGTGAAGGCCGCCGACCTGCTCTCGGGGGCGCTCGGCGCCCCCGCGGCGCGCCACGTCGTCGAGCTCTGCTCGGGGATCGAGACGCTGCGGGACCTCGCGCCGCTGCAGGGCGCGCTGGTGGGCCGGTGA
- a CDS encoding SDR family NAD(P)-dependent oxidoreductase produces the protein MDLGLEAKRALVTGGSRGIGKAVARQLALEGADVAIAARDQGRLDAAAKELAELTGRRIVPFTVDTSSNDSVTQMVAAAAEALGGIDILVNAAARPGGQAPPPKYDELTEEEFFDHMNVKVMGYLRVVQQVAPHMKSNGWGRIVNISGMAARQTGTIIGSMRNVAVVAMTKNLADALGPFGINVTVVHPGTTRTEATAPDDGTPFTGNIIGHMVDATEVADVVCFLASPRGVAISGDLIAAGGGSPRAIYY, from the coding sequence ATGGATCTCGGACTGGAAGCAAAGCGCGCCCTCGTCACCGGCGGCAGCAGGGGGATCGGCAAGGCCGTCGCCCGCCAGCTCGCCCTCGAGGGGGCGGACGTCGCGATCGCAGCACGTGACCAGGGGCGCCTCGACGCGGCCGCCAAGGAGCTCGCCGAGCTCACCGGGCGCCGCATCGTCCCCTTCACCGTCGACACCTCCTCCAACGATTCGGTGACCCAGATGGTGGCCGCGGCCGCCGAGGCCCTCGGCGGGATCGACATCCTCGTGAACGCCGCCGCGCGCCCCGGCGGCCAAGCGCCCCCCCCCAAGTACGACGAGCTCACCGAGGAGGAGTTCTTCGACCACATGAACGTGAAGGTGATGGGCTACCTGCGCGTCGTACAGCAGGTGGCGCCGCACATGAAGTCGAACGGCTGGGGGCGGATCGTGAACATCAGCGGCATGGCGGCCCGCCAGACCGGGACGATCATCGGCTCGATGCGCAACGTCGCGGTGGTGGCGATGACGAAGAACCTCGCCGACGCGCTCGGCCCCTTCGGGATCAACGTCACCGTCGTGCACCCCGGCACCACCCGCACCGAGGCGACGGCCCCCGACGACGGGACGCCCTTCACCGGCAACATCATCGGCCACATGGTCGACGCCACCGAGGTCGCCGACGTCGTCTGCTTCCTCGCCTCGCCCCGCGGCGTGGCGATCAGCGGCGACCTGATCGCGGCCGGCGGGGGCTCGCCCCGCGCGATCTACTACTGA
- the uvrA gene encoding excinuclease ABC subunit UvrA: MAETLLIRGAREHNLKNVSLELPRDKLIVFTGLSGSGKSSLAFDTIYAEGQRRYVESLSSYARQFLGQMDKPDVDFIEGLSPAISIDQKSSSRNPRSTVGTVTEIYDYLRLLYARIGQPHCPNCGRPVTRQSPQQIVDQVMELPEGSRFHVLAPMVRGRRGEYEALLEDLSRQGFARVRIDGEVRELSERSEIDLARYEQHTIAVVVDRLIRRGEIEHRLTESIETALRLGEGVAEIDLLDSGETLTFSQHLACTDCGISFGELEPRSFSFNSPYGACPTCAGLGTRFEVDPELVVPNPDLTLAQGAIAPWAGARTEYFSRVLKAAAESFGFSVDSRWSKLTKAQQKVILHGAGPKRVQISYRNRYGHQRNYQTSYEGVIPWLNRRHNEAESEFQREQAEGYMREVPCGVCGGTRLRPETLAVTIDGVNIAELAGRAIGDGLELLTKLELTPREELIAERVLKEIRARLQFLVDVGLHYLTLDRSATTLAGGEAQRIRLASQIGSGLVGVLYVLDEPSIGLHQRDNRKLIETLLRLRDLGNTVIVVEHDEETIRVADHVVDIGPGAGEHGGRIVYEGDVEGLLESGESLTGRFLSGEEQIAVPAARRPRDKGELVIHGAHEHNLKNLDVAFPLGCLTVVTGVSGSGKSTLVNDILHRSLAQSTYSSRVVPGRHRSIEGREQVDKVIDIDQSPIGRTPRSNPATYTGVFDRIRTLFSQSQEARVRGYGPGRFSFNVAGGRCEACSGDGTIKIEMHFLPDIYVPCEVCKGARYNRDTLEILWRGRSIADVLALSCEEALEVFAAQPPIARHMQTLVDVGLGYVRLGQPAPTLSGGEAQRVKLSSELSKRSTGRTFYIHDEPTTGLHFEDVRKLLGVLQRLVDQGNTVLVIEHNLDVIKSADWLIDLGPEGGSGGGLLVAEGTPEELVKVKESYTGQFLKPLLRPAGRAAGRPRRRAAALESAS, translated from the coding sequence ATGGCAGAAACCCTCCTCATTCGCGGCGCGCGTGAGCACAACCTGAAGAACGTCTCCCTCGAGTTGCCGCGCGACAAGCTCATCGTCTTCACCGGCCTCTCCGGCTCGGGGAAGTCCTCGCTCGCCTTCGACACGATCTACGCCGAGGGGCAGCGCCGCTACGTCGAGTCGCTCTCCTCCTACGCCCGGCAGTTCCTCGGGCAGATGGACAAGCCGGACGTCGACTTCATCGAGGGCCTCTCGCCGGCGATCTCGATCGACCAGAAGAGCTCCTCGCGCAACCCCCGCTCGACGGTCGGCACGGTCACCGAGATCTACGACTACCTGCGCCTGCTCTACGCCCGCATCGGCCAGCCGCACTGCCCGAACTGCGGCCGCCCCGTCACCCGCCAGAGCCCGCAGCAGATCGTCGACCAGGTGATGGAGCTCCCCGAGGGGAGCCGCTTCCACGTCCTCGCGCCGATGGTCCGTGGGCGGCGCGGCGAGTACGAGGCGCTCCTCGAGGACCTCTCCCGCCAGGGCTTTGCGCGCGTGCGTATCGACGGCGAGGTGCGCGAGCTCTCCGAGCGGAGCGAGATCGACCTCGCCCGCTACGAGCAGCACACGATCGCCGTCGTCGTCGACCGGCTGATCCGCCGCGGCGAGATCGAGCACCGCCTCACCGAGTCGATCGAGACCGCGCTACGCCTCGGCGAGGGGGTCGCGGAGATCGACCTCCTCGACTCGGGGGAGACCCTCACCTTCTCCCAGCACCTCGCCTGCACCGACTGCGGGATCTCCTTCGGTGAGCTCGAGCCACGGAGCTTCTCGTTCAACTCGCCCTACGGCGCCTGCCCGACCTGCGCCGGCCTCGGGACGCGCTTCGAGGTCGACCCGGAGCTCGTCGTGCCGAACCCGGACCTCACGCTCGCGCAGGGCGCGATCGCCCCCTGGGCGGGGGCGCGCACCGAGTACTTCTCCCGCGTCCTGAAGGCCGCCGCGGAGTCCTTCGGCTTCTCGGTGGACAGCCGCTGGTCCAAGCTCACCAAAGCCCAGCAGAAGGTGATCCTCCACGGCGCCGGGCCGAAGCGCGTGCAGATTAGCTACCGCAACCGCTACGGCCACCAGCGCAACTACCAGACCTCCTACGAGGGGGTCATCCCCTGGCTCAACCGCCGCCACAACGAGGCCGAGAGCGAGTTCCAGCGCGAGCAGGCCGAGGGCTACATGCGCGAGGTCCCCTGCGGCGTCTGCGGCGGGACCCGCCTGCGCCCCGAGACCCTCGCGGTGACGATCGACGGCGTGAACATCGCCGAGCTCGCCGGGCGGGCGATCGGCGACGGCCTCGAGCTGCTCACCAAGCTCGAGCTCACCCCGCGCGAGGAGCTGATCGCCGAGCGGGTGCTGAAGGAGATCCGCGCCCGCCTGCAGTTCCTCGTCGACGTCGGCCTCCACTACCTCACCCTCGACCGCTCGGCGACGACGCTCGCCGGCGGCGAGGCGCAGCGCATCCGCCTCGCGAGCCAGATCGGGAGCGGCCTCGTCGGCGTGCTCTACGTCCTCGACGAGCCCTCGATCGGCCTCCACCAGCGGGACAACCGCAAGCTCATCGAGACCCTGCTGCGCCTGCGCGACCTCGGCAACACGGTGATCGTCGTCGAGCACGACGAGGAGACGATCCGCGTCGCCGACCACGTCGTCGACATCGGCCCGGGGGCGGGCGAGCACGGCGGGAGGATCGTCTACGAGGGCGACGTCGAGGGCCTGCTCGAGAGCGGCGAGTCGCTCACCGGCCGCTTCCTCTCCGGCGAGGAGCAGATCGCCGTGCCTGCGGCGCGCCGTCCGCGCGACAAGGGCGAGCTCGTCATCCACGGCGCACACGAGCACAACCTGAAGAACCTCGACGTCGCCTTCCCCCTCGGCTGTTTGACGGTCGTCACGGGGGTCTCGGGGTCGGGGAAGTCGACCCTCGTGAACGACATCCTCCACCGCTCGCTCGCGCAGTCGACGTACTCGAGCCGCGTCGTGCCCGGCCGCCACCGCTCGATCGAGGGCCGCGAGCAGGTCGACAAGGTGATCGACATCGACCAGTCGCCGATCGGCCGCACGCCGCGCTCCAACCCCGCCACCTACACCGGGGTCTTCGACCGCATCCGCACGCTGTTCAGCCAGTCCCAGGAGGCGCGGGTGCGCGGCTACGGCCCCGGCCGCTTCTCCTTCAACGTCGCCGGCGGCCGCTGCGAGGCCTGCAGCGGCGACGGCACGATCAAGATCGAGATGCACTTCCTCCCCGACATCTACGTGCCCTGCGAGGTCTGCAAGGGCGCCCGCTACAACCGCGACACCCTCGAGATCCTCTGGCGGGGGCGCAGCATCGCCGACGTGCTCGCACTCTCCTGCGAGGAAGCGCTCGAGGTCTTCGCCGCGCAGCCGCCGATCGCCCGCCACATGCAGACGCTCGTCGACGTCGGCCTCGGCTACGTCCGCCTCGGCCAGCCGGCGCCGACCCTCTCGGGCGGCGAGGCGCAGCGGGTGAAGCTCTCCTCCGAGCTCTCCAAGCGCTCCACGGGGCGCACCTTCTACATCCACGACGAGCCGACGACGGGGCTGCACTTCGAGGATGTCCGCAAGCTGCTCGGCGTCCTGCAGCGCCTCGTCGACCAGGGCAACACGGTGCTCGTCATCGAGCACAACCTCGACGTCATCAAATCCGCCGACTGGCTCATCGACCTCGGCCCCGAGGGCGGGTCGGGGGGCGGGTTACTCGTCGCCGAGGGGACGCCGGAGGAGCTCGTGAAGGTGAAGGAGAGCTACACCGGCCAGTTCCTGAAGCCCCTGCTGCGCCCCGCGGGGCGCGCCGCCGGGCGTCCCCGCCGCCGGGCCGCGGCGCTCGAGAGCGCCAGCTGA